From Cucumis melo cultivar AY chromosome 1, USDA_Cmelo_AY_1.0, whole genome shotgun sequence, a single genomic window includes:
- the LOC103497649 gene encoding uncharacterized protein LOC103497649 — MGSLQSHELRLKQFDVNPEEAFQMQTSLRGSSHGRRGGHGIRGGGRNYDNRSGANSENSQESSSLSRGRESRRGRGFGRNQGGGRGNFSHIQCFNCRKYGHFQGDCWALKNGDGNTTMNMHKEQKKNDEGILFLACSVQDDVVESTCEVKTGDNTRLQVKGQGDMLVKTKKGTKRVTNVFYVPGLKHNLLSIGQLLQRGLKVSFEGDICAIKDQVGVLIAKKVSKSVLFDFCDSDWGGNVDDHKSTSGYVFSMGSGVFSWTSKKQSVVALSTTEEEYISLAAAGCQAL; from the exons ATGGGTTCTCTTCAATCCCATGAGCTAAGATTAAAACAATTTGATGTTAACCCTGAGGAAGCTTTTCAAATGCAAACTTCATTAAGAGGCAGTTCACATGGAAGACGTGGTGGTCATGGAATACGAGGAGGTGGAAGAAACTATGATAATAGAAGCGGTGCAAATTCTGAAAATTCACAAGAAAGCTCTTCTTTATCTCGAGGAAGAGAAAGCAGAAGAGGAAGAGGCTTTGGTAGAAACCAAGGAGGTGGTCGTGGTAATTTCTCTCACATTCAATGCTTTAATTGCAGAAAGTATGGTCATTTCCAAGGAGATTGTTGGGCACTAAAAAATGGAGATGGAAATACCACCATGAATATGCATAAAGAacagaagaaaaatgatgaaggCATTCTATTCCTCGCATGTAGTGTTCAAGACGATGTTGTAGAGTCTACATG TGAAGTGAAGACTGGTGATAATACCAGACTACAAGTCAAAGGCCAAGGTGATATGCTTGTGAAGACAAAGAAAGGCACAAAACGAGTTACAAATGTGTTTTATGTTCCAGGTCTAAAGCATAATCTTTTGAGTATTGGCCAACTGCTTCAACGAGGTTTAAAAGTTTCATTTGAAGGTGATATATGTGCAATCAAAGATCAGGTCGGTGTTCTTATTGCCAAG AAAGTTTCAAAATCAGTGTTGTTTGACTTTTGTGATAGTGACTGGGGTGGTAATGTGGATGATCATAAAAGTACATCTGGTTATGTTTTTAGTATGGGTTCAGGTGTTTTTtcatggacttcaaagaaacaaTCTGTTGTTGCCCTTTCTACAACCGAAGAAGAATATATCTCGTTAGCTGCAGCTGGATGTCAAGCTTTATGA